From the genome of Motilibacter peucedani, one region includes:
- a CDS encoding pentapeptide repeat-containing protein: MDVDELDLDGASFAGEEFYDLDLTEAASTGSTFDRCAFRGVRFNCSTHTDSAFTNCTFVRCSFFDARFVRTKMTGSRFEECTFDLLQVDGGEWSFVALRHAELGKASFEGVRMREADLRGSDLSSLDARATTVAGAKVSYDQAVVLAAALGFDVLPA; the protein is encoded by the coding sequence ATGGACGTGGACGAGCTCGACCTCGACGGCGCGAGCTTCGCGGGCGAGGAGTTCTACGACCTCGACCTCACCGAGGCGGCGTCGACGGGGTCCACGTTCGACCGGTGCGCGTTCCGCGGCGTCCGGTTCAACTGCTCGACCCACACCGACTCGGCCTTCACCAACTGCACCTTCGTCCGCTGCTCGTTCTTCGACGCGCGGTTCGTGCGCACGAAGATGACCGGCAGCCGCTTCGAGGAGTGCACCTTCGACCTCCTGCAGGTCGACGGCGGCGAGTGGTCGTTCGTGGCCTTGCGGCACGCCGAGCTCGGCAAGGCGAGCTTCGAGGGCGTGCGCATGCGGGAGGCCGACCTGCGCGGCTCCGACCTCTCCTCGCTCGACGCGCGCGCGACCACGGTGGCGGGGGCGAAGGTGAGCTACGACCAGGCGGTGGTGCTGGCGGCTGCCCTGGGCTTCGACGTGCTGCCTGCATAG